In Thermotomaculum hydrothermale, a single genomic region encodes these proteins:
- a CDS encoding type II secretion system protein GspD, translated as MKKVMSVVLILILTGCVNQKPPESKPEVADLKTPVYDIKVLDVKKFKRQKQKKKKEEKKKTTVKVYTGKKVSFSFYKADIHDFFRAISEVAGVSFLVHDNVKGEVTIDVKDVPWDQLLDTVLEFNKLTMIKKGKIIEIIPRELADKTTEVIKLNYTKAKDVVKIFKDNPILGKSEGTIVPDETANALIVTDIPENIEKIKKIVSQIDVKPKQVLLESIIAEVTLNDNNKLGIGWQFGEDGRIRNSWGDTSFSSSGSLNFPLNDVDEGTGFSYALSVNDDLVKAQLNAYAQANKAKILSHPKIVTYNNHKAEMKVVERRWVQTSVNTNAAVGVGGLFTNFEERDYGIILKVTPHINENGDIVLEIDQEVSDLIGVDNFGNPIAIKRNLTTTILLKNGQTMVLGGLIQEKNKNEDRGIPKVNKIPILKHIFGTGESEKKRTELLLFITPHLIEDFSDAKAVTDTMLHQDTALKPLDSSNNNNDKTKKEQK; from the coding sequence ATGAAAAAGGTTATGAGTGTTGTACTTATCCTCATTTTGACTGGGTGTGTAAATCAAAAACCGCCGGAAAGTAAACCTGAAGTTGCTGATTTGAAAACACCAGTTTATGATATAAAAGTACTTGATGTAAAAAAGTTTAAGCGCCAAAAACAAAAAAAGAAAAAGGAAGAAAAAAAGAAGACTACAGTTAAGGTTTATACAGGGAAAAAAGTTTCCTTTTCTTTTTACAAAGCAGACATACATGATTTTTTCAGGGCAATTTCAGAGGTTGCAGGAGTGAGTTTTCTTGTTCATGATAATGTAAAAGGAGAGGTAACAATAGATGTAAAGGATGTCCCATGGGATCAGCTTCTTGACACAGTTTTAGAATTCAACAAATTAACAATGATTAAAAAGGGGAAAATTATAGAAATAATACCCAGAGAGCTTGCAGACAAAACAACTGAAGTTATAAAACTAAACTATACAAAAGCAAAAGATGTTGTAAAGATTTTCAAGGATAACCCCATACTTGGAAAATCAGAAGGAACTATAGTCCCGGATGAAACCGCAAATGCCTTAATTGTTACAGATATACCGGAAAATATTGAAAAGATTAAAAAAATTGTTAGCCAGATAGATGTAAAGCCCAAGCAGGTTTTACTGGAAAGTATCATTGCAGAGGTAACTTTGAACGATAATAATAAATTAGGTATAGGATGGCAATTTGGTGAAGATGGAAGGATAAGAAATTCATGGGGAGATACATCTTTTTCAAGTAGCGGTTCACTTAACTTTCCTCTTAACGATGTTGATGAGGGCACAGGATTCTCATATGCTCTTTCTGTAAATGATGACCTTGTAAAAGCGCAGTTAAATGCCTATGCTCAGGCAAATAAGGCAAAAATTCTTTCCCATCCTAAAATTGTTACCTACAACAACCATAAAGCAGAAATGAAAGTTGTTGAAAGAAGGTGGGTTCAAACTTCAGTTAACACAAATGCAGCTGTGGGAGTAGGTGGCTTGTTTACCAATTTTGAAGAAAGGGATTATGGAATTATTCTGAAAGTAACTCCCCATATAAATGAAAATGGGGATATTGTTCTTGAAATAGACCAGGAAGTAAGCGATTTAATAGGTGTTGATAACTTTGGAAATCCTATTGCAATAAAAAGAAACCTTACCACTACAATTTTATTGAAAAATGGTCAAACAATGGTTTTAGGTGGTTTAATTCAAGAGAAAAACAAAAATGAAGATAGGGGTATACCAAAGGTAAATAAAATCCCTATACTTAAGCATATTTTTGGCACAGGAGAAAGTGAAAAGAAGAGAACAGAATTGTTGCTTTTTATAACACCTCACCTAATTGAGGATTTTAGTGATGCAAAGGCTGTTACGGATACAATGCTTCACCAGGATACTGCTTTAAAACCGCTGGATAGTTCTAACAATAATAATGATAAAACGAAAAAAGAACAAAAATGA
- the pilO gene encoding type 4a pilus biogenesis protein PilO, giving the protein MRSFLLRLESYFKRMPERDQKIFPYFMFVCIFIIFYYGLIMTTIHKTRMLKNENNNLEQKVFMLKSKVSVLDTVKIGMQKKEKDLKELEQKFYELKNRVPETDEVSKIVKSLAKAEKMNYLIRELDEKNYIKHKAYTEIPMSIYLEGDFYHALHFIKAIEDSDRFFLINGMSFDANEEINGNVNVTLNLSAFKIMQLEYYLNAFSEKKAEEKGEKNVKK; this is encoded by the coding sequence ATGAGAAGTTTTCTTTTAAGGTTAGAAAGTTATTTTAAAAGAATGCCTGAAAGAGACCAGAAAATTTTTCCGTATTTTATGTTTGTTTGTATTTTTATTATCTTTTATTATGGTTTAATAATGACAACTATACATAAAACCAGGATGTTGAAAAACGAAAACAACAATCTTGAGCAAAAGGTTTTTATGCTAAAAAGCAAAGTTTCTGTTTTAGATACTGTTAAAATCGGTATGCAGAAAAAAGAAAAGGATTTGAAAGAATTAGAACAAAAGTTTTACGAATTAAAAAATAGAGTGCCTGAAACAGATGAAGTTTCAAAAATTGTTAAATCACTTGCTAAAGCGGAAAAGATGAATTATCTTATCAGAGAATTAGATGAGAAAAATTATATTAAGCACAAGGCATATACCGAAATACCAATGTCAATTTACCTTGAGGGAGATTTTTATCACGCATTGCATTTTATTAAAGCAATTGAAGATTCAGATAGGTTTTTCCTTATTAATGGAATGAGTTTTGACGCTAACGAAGAGATTAACGGGAATGTGAATGTAACATTAAATCTTTCTGCATTTAAAATTATGCAATTAGAGTATTATTTGAATGCCTTTAGCGAGAAAAAAGCAGAGGAAAAAGGAGAAAAAAATGTTAAGAAATAA
- the pilM gene encoding pilus assembly protein PilM, giving the protein MAIELGYSAIKGVRLCSVDSVNIDNCAIIPLKSSTSYPYEEPVLVMPALTSIRDKLKAKGTKVNLCINMSHVTVREIRVPVVPEDELIEVVKWELKKVIDYDPEEYNIDYKILGVTENEAVQKYLVKVYLARKSVLKQYVSLIEHADMGVDVITIPPFALKALCKKLWGSLDNNVAMLDLGAKVSSLSIVKNNMVRFERQLRFSGFELEDILQKEGIEFASLSELYLGYSIGDDTLLDRATKEALDILIDELAKSFGYYNSVIKGGTVQKLFLTGGLANIRGLDKYVETHLGVEVDLLNPLNKLKCGDVSIDPLRISVALGTGLLL; this is encoded by the coding sequence GTGGCAATTGAATTAGGTTACTCGGCAATTAAAGGGGTAAGACTTTGTTCTGTGGACTCTGTTAATATTGACAATTGTGCTATTATTCCTCTTAAATCCTCTACCTCATATCCTTATGAAGAGCCAGTCTTGGTTATGCCTGCATTAACCTCAATAAGGGATAAATTGAAAGCCAAAGGGACAAAGGTTAACCTTTGTATAAATATGTCTCATGTAACTGTTAGAGAGATAAGAGTTCCAGTTGTTCCAGAGGATGAACTTATTGAAGTTGTTAAATGGGAATTGAAAAAAGTTATAGATTATGACCCCGAGGAATACAATATTGATTATAAAATTTTAGGGGTGACGGAGAATGAGGCTGTCCAGAAATATCTTGTTAAAGTCTATCTTGCCAGAAAAAGCGTGTTAAAACAGTATGTTTCTCTTATTGAGCATGCTGATATGGGTGTGGATGTGATTACAATTCCTCCATTTGCATTAAAGGCTCTCTGTAAAAAGCTTTGGGGAAGTCTTGATAATAATGTTGCCATGCTGGATTTAGGCGCAAAGGTTTCTTCACTTTCTATAGTGAAAAATAATATGGTGAGGTTTGAAAGGCAGTTGAGGTTTTCCGGTTTTGAATTAGAGGATATTCTACAAAAAGAAGGGATAGAGTTTGCTTCACTAAGTGAGCTTTATTTAGGATATTCCATTGGTGATGATACATTATTGGATAGGGCAACCAAAGAAGCTCTGGATATTCTAATAGATGAGTTAGCTAAAAGTTTTGGTTACTATAATTCTGTGATTAAAGGCGGTACTGTACAAAAACTATTTTTAACTGGTGGTCTGGCAAATATAAGGGGATTAGATAAATATGTTGAAACTCATCTGGGGGTTGAAGTTGATTTGTTAAACCCTCTTAATAAGTTAAAGTGCGGTGATGTTTCAATTGACCCGTTAAGGATAAGTGTTGCACTGGGGACTGGGTTATTGTTATGA
- a CDS encoding inorganic phosphate transporter, whose protein sequence is MLLFFLSSGLFLGWSLGANDAANVFGTAVGSKMVRFKTAAIIASIFVISGAVISGAGASHTLGKLGAVNALGGSFMTALAAGYSVYLMTKYELPVSTSQAIVGAIVGWNFFSGFVTDYKILSKIISTWVICPILSAIFAAVLYLVMRSIFNNVKIHLLMIDSLTRIGLILVGAFGAYSLGANNIANVMGVFVPSVPFREINLGFFTLSGPQQLFLIGGIAISVGIFTYSYKVMKTVGGELLKLSPQAALVVVLAESMVLFVFASQSLSDFVKSLGLPPIPLVPVSSSQAVVGAIIGIGIVRGWRNIRFQVMGKIALGWVATPIAAGVISFVGLFILQNVFGIVVAKKSVYKVEQEFVQFVSDVEIKGDFSKIEGKEFGSYKKLYNQIFPIVGEKDIAALLTSLCEEIDLELNLGKVKKLYSKGLLTREERDLFLKFKTKKFEYKYQFLMEFCRVQGCKLRNYKELREIYKKVEVYLKLLG, encoded by the coding sequence ATGCTACTATTTTTCCTTTCAAGCGGGTTATTTTTAGGCTGGAGTCTCGGAGCAAACGATGCTGCCAATGTTTTTGGTACTGCTGTAGGCTCCAAAATGGTAAGGTTTAAAACTGCAGCAATAATTGCAAGTATTTTTGTGATTTCAGGGGCTGTAATAAGTGGCGCAGGTGCGTCTCACACCCTTGGAAAGCTTGGAGCTGTAAATGCCTTAGGCGGCTCTTTTATGACTGCTCTGGCGGCAGGTTACAGTGTTTACCTGATGACAAAATATGAATTGCCTGTTTCAACTTCCCAGGCAATTGTGGGGGCAATTGTAGGCTGGAATTTTTTCTCTGGATTTGTTACTGATTATAAAATTCTATCTAAAATTATTTCCACCTGGGTAATTTGTCCCATTCTTTCTGCCATATTTGCTGCTGTATTATACCTTGTTATGAGGAGTATTTTTAACAATGTAAAAATTCATTTGTTGATGATTGATAGTTTAACCAGGATTGGTTTAATCCTTGTAGGAGCTTTCGGAGCGTACTCCCTTGGCGCAAACAATATTGCAAATGTTATGGGTGTTTTTGTCCCATCTGTTCCTTTCAGGGAAATTAATTTAGGATTTTTTACACTATCAGGTCCACAGCAGCTTTTTTTGATAGGTGGAATTGCAATTTCTGTAGGTATTTTCACATACTCCTACAAGGTAATGAAAACTGTGGGCGGTGAATTGTTAAAACTCTCACCTCAGGCAGCATTGGTTGTTGTTCTTGCCGAGTCAATGGTTTTATTTGTTTTTGCTTCGCAAAGTTTGTCTGATTTTGTTAAATCTCTTGGCCTCCCTCCTATCCCGCTTGTCCCTGTTTCTTCTTCACAGGCTGTTGTTGGGGCAATAATAGGTATAGGGATTGTGAGAGGCTGGAGAAATATCAGGTTTCAGGTAATGGGGAAGATAGCGTTAGGTTGGGTGGCTACTCCTATTGCTGCTGGAGTGATTTCATTTGTTGGGCTTTTTATTCTTCAGAATGTCTTTGGTATTGTTGTTGCAAAAAAATCTGTTTATAAAGTGGAACAAGAGTTTGTTCAGTTTGTTTCAGATGTTGAAATTAAAGGGGATTTTTCTAAAATTGAGGGGAAAGAGTTTGGGAGTTATAAAAAATTATACAATCAAATTTTTCCGATTGTTGGTGAGAAAGATATTGCTGCTTTGTTAACTTCACTATGCGAGGAAATTGATCTGGAATTAAATTTAGGAAAGGTAAAAAAGCTCTATTCAAAAGGATTATTAACTAGAGAAGAAAGAGATTTATTTTTAAAATTTAAAACAAAAAAATTTGAATACAAATATCAGTTTTTGATGGAGTTTTGCAGAGTACAGGGTTGTAAGTTAAGAAATTATAAAGAGTTAAGAGAAATTTATAAAAAAGTCGAAGTTTATTTAAAATTACTCGGATAG
- a CDS encoding DUF47 domain-containing protein, with protein MKTLFNSKKLENQIDQFLDAVSQGLIVFLNGVKSYFGEDKEDFAHYLTEISKLESEADKLRRQVENDLYTFSLIPENRGDVLALLEHLDNVIDTAKETLHQFDVEVPDIPLEFADKFIKLAETSCNAGEEIVLAARAFFKDIKSVRDHVHKVYFYEKEADRLSNHLKKDIFRTDMKLSRKIHLRDFTTHVEKISDDAEDVADRLSIYTIKRMI; from the coding sequence ATGAAAACCTTATTTAATTCAAAAAAACTTGAAAATCAAATTGACCAGTTTCTTGACGCTGTCAGTCAGGGATTAATAGTTTTTTTAAACGGTGTTAAGAGTTATTTTGGCGAAGACAAAGAAGATTTTGCTCACTATCTTACTGAGATAAGTAAGCTTGAATCTGAAGCTGATAAGTTGAGAAGACAGGTAGAAAATGACCTATATACATTTTCTTTAATTCCTGAGAATAGGGGGGATGTACTTGCTTTGCTTGAACACCTTGATAATGTGATTGATACTGCTAAAGAAACCTTACATCAGTTTGATGTTGAAGTCCCTGATATTCCACTTGAATTTGCAGATAAGTTTATTAAACTTGCAGAAACAAGTTGCAATGCAGGAGAGGAAATTGTACTTGCAGCGAGGGCTTTTTTTAAAGATATAAAAAGCGTTAGAGACCATGTTCATAAAGTGTATTTTTATGAAAAAGAAGCTGATAGGCTAAGCAATCATTTGAAAAAAGATATTTTTAGAACAGACATGAAACTTTCAAGAAAAATTCATCTAAGGGATTTTACAACTCATGTTGAAAAAATATCAGACGATGCTGAAGATGTGGCAGACAGACTTTCAATTTACACAATAAAAAGAATGATTTAA
- the tsf gene encoding translation elongation factor Ts: protein MAEITAAMVKELRQKTGLSMGECKKALVEADGDIEKAIDILRKKGLEAAAKKAGRATAEGMVYAYIHPGSKLGVLVEVNCETDFVARNEQFQEMVKQIAIHIATAAPRFVSKEDVTPEVLEKEKEIYLEQAMAQGKPREIAEKIVNGKLAKFYEEYCLLEQPFFYDESVTVGQFLSQKIAEIGENMKIRRFARFEVGK from the coding sequence ATGGCTGAAATAACTGCTGCTATGGTGAAAGAATTAAGACAGAAGACAGGCTTAAGTATGGGCGAATGTAAAAAAGCCCTTGTAGAGGCTGATGGAGATATTGAAAAAGCAATTGATATTTTAAGAAAAAAAGGTCTTGAAGCAGCTGCAAAAAAAGCAGGTAGGGCAACTGCTGAAGGAATGGTTTACGCATACATTCACCCTGGTTCAAAGTTAGGTGTTTTAGTTGAAGTGAACTGTGAAACAGACTTTGTGGCAAGAAATGAGCAGTTTCAGGAAATGGTAAAACAAATTGCTATTCATATTGCGACTGCAGCGCCAAGATTTGTTTCTAAAGAGGATGTTACACCTGAAGTTTTAGAAAAGGAAAAAGAGATTTATCTTGAGCAGGCAATGGCTCAGGGTAAGCCAAGAGAAATTGCAGAGAAAATTGTTAACGGGAAACTTGCAAAATTTTATGAAGAATACTGCCTTCTTGAACAGCCTTTCTTTTACGATGAAAGCGTAACTGTTGGACAGTTCCTTTCTCAGAAGATTGCTGAAATCGGCGAAAATATGAAAATAAGAAGGTTTGCAAGGTTTGAAGTAGGCAAATAA
- the rpsB gene encoding 30S ribosomal protein S2, with product MVDISMKELLEAGVHFGHQTRRWNPKMKKYIFGERNGIHIIDLQKTLKLFKEAAAFVTDQAAKGKTILFVGTKRQAQDAMASLADKGIPYVNQRWLGGTLTNFHTIKKSIEKYKALVELFESGEAENLPKKERYKLERKKNKMAKLFGGIKDLNDLPDVLFIIDPKREKNAVAEARKLNIPVVAIVDTNCDPDVIDYVIPGNDDAIRAINLFVNKMTQAIEEGKTLAQSEGDIEEEIQEPEDKEEGKEEEK from the coding sequence TTGGTTGATATTTCTATGAAAGAACTGCTTGAGGCAGGTGTTCATTTTGGGCACCAGACAAGAAGGTGGAACCCGAAAATGAAGAAATATATTTTCGGGGAGAGGAATGGGATTCACATAATTGATTTACAGAAGACACTTAAGCTTTTTAAAGAAGCTGCTGCGTTTGTGACTGACCAGGCTGCAAAGGGGAAAACAATACTCTTTGTTGGAACAAAAAGGCAGGCTCAGGATGCAATGGCAAGTTTAGCTGATAAGGGTATTCCTTATGTAAATCAGAGATGGTTAGGTGGAACACTAACAAATTTCCACACAATCAAAAAGAGTATTGAAAAGTATAAGGCTCTTGTTGAACTTTTTGAAAGTGGGGAAGCAGAAAACCTTCCTAAAAAAGAAAGGTATAAATTAGAAAGAAAGAAAAACAAAATGGCAAAGCTCTTTGGTGGAATAAAAGACCTTAATGATTTGCCTGATGTATTGTTTATTATAGACCCGAAAAGGGAAAAGAATGCTGTTGCTGAGGCAAGGAAATTAAATATACCTGTTGTAGCAATTGTTGATACAAATTGTGACCCTGATGTGATTGATTATGTAATTCCTGGTAATGATGATGCTATAAGGGCAATAAATCTTTTTGTAAATAAAATGACTCAGGCTATTGAGGAAGGGAAAACCCTTGCTCAGTCTGAAGGGGATATAGAAGAAGAAATTCAGGAACCTGAAGATAAAGAAGAGGGAAAAGAGGAGGAAAAGTAA
- the rpsI gene encoding 30S ribosomal protein S9: MRKVQYYGTGRRKTSVARVFLTPGTGNITINKQSIDEYVKSDILKMIIKQPFEITGTNGKFDAYITVKGGGVSGQAGAIRHGIARALLEYDEGLRPKLRENGLLTRDPRMKERKKYGQPKARKRFQFSKR; this comes from the coding sequence GTGAGGAAGGTTCAATATTACGGAACTGGAAGAAGAAAAACATCAGTTGCAAGAGTGTTTTTAACTCCTGGAACAGGCAATATCACCATTAACAAACAGTCCATTGATGAGTATGTTAAGAGCGATATTTTAAAGATGATTATTAAGCAGCCTTTTGAAATTACTGGTACAAACGGCAAGTTTGATGCTTACATTACAGTTAAAGGTGGTGGAGTTTCAGGGCAGGCTGGTGCAATCAGGCACGGTATTGCGAGAGCATTGCTTGAGTACGATGAAGGGTTAAGGCCAAAATTAAGGGAGAACGGATTGCTTACAAGGGACCCGAGAATGAAAGAAAGAAAAAAATACGGGCAGCCCAAAGCAAGAAAGAGATTCCAGTTCTCCAAGAGATAA
- the rplM gene encoding 50S ribosomal protein L13 has product MRATNKNKETYFAKKHEVSRKWYVVDAAGKPVGRIATRIARILRGKHKPIYTPNVDTGDFVVVINADKVVLTGRKLDQKYYRWRTTRPGSMKERTARQILQEKPEMVIQRAVKGMLPKNKLGRKMFKKLKVYAGAEHPHTAQKPETLVI; this is encoded by the coding sequence ATGAGAGCAACAAACAAAAACAAGGAAACATATTTTGCTAAAAAGCATGAGGTTTCCCGTAAATGGTATGTGGTTGATGCAGCAGGGAAGCCTGTGGGAAGAATTGCAACCAGGATTGCGAGAATTTTAAGGGGAAAGCATAAGCCTATTTACACTCCAAATGTTGATACCGGGGACTTTGTGGTTGTAATCAACGCTGATAAAGTTGTTTTAACCGGTAGAAAACTTGACCAGAAGTATTACAGGTGGAGAACAACAAGGCCAGGTAGCATGAAAGAGAGAACAGCAAGACAGATTTTACAGGAGAAACCAGAAATGGTTATCCAGAGGGCAGTTAAGGGAATGCTTCCTAAAAACAAATTAGGTAGAAAAATGTTTAAAAAGTTAAAGGTTTATGCAGGGGCGGAACATCCGCATACCGCACAGAAACCGGAAACACTTGTAATTTAA
- a CDS encoding NFACT family protein gives MENFSINFLIKETKKELNSGIFINKLKIKKEFLVFLTSKTNIFFPLTPKSPPFFLSNKKVSGEDIKSSDINVFRKYFENSFLYSIEKPFFERVIFFKLKKRMIWGEEKDFYFIVNCATLPNRWYITDENKKILYSKNDPDAVSGTTFLMPQTEKEELTEEKLKEIENLTPKEIARKFKGFSTNYAKELKETKEKGKFFQKLLECKAEGGFKYQKNCYPIKMETLNPLIKTYPSFNQCVEESFFSKLHFDQIEKLKNKLKKGLKKS, from the coding sequence ATGGAAAATTTTAGCATAAACTTTTTAATAAAAGAAACGAAAAAAGAGTTAAATTCAGGAATTTTTATTAATAAACTAAAAATTAAAAAAGAGTTTTTGGTTTTTCTAACTTCAAAAACAAATATTTTCTTCCCCCTTACTCCTAAATCGCCACCATTTTTCCTGTCAAATAAAAAGGTTTCAGGGGAAGACATTAAATCTTCTGACATAAATGTTTTCAGAAAATACTTTGAAAACTCATTCCTTTACAGCATTGAAAAACCGTTCTTTGAAAGAGTAATCTTTTTCAAATTAAAAAAAAGAATGATATGGGGAGAGGAAAAGGATTTTTACTTTATTGTAAACTGCGCAACCCTTCCTAACAGATGGTATATTACTGATGAAAATAAAAAAATACTTTATTCAAAAAACGACCCTGATGCTGTTAGTGGAACAACGTTTTTAATGCCTCAAACAGAGAAAGAAGAATTGACAGAAGAAAAATTAAAAGAGATTGAAAATTTAACCCCAAAGGAAATAGCAAGAAAGTTTAAGGGATTTTCAACAAACTATGCAAAAGAGCTTAAAGAAACAAAAGAAAAGGGAAAATTTTTTCAAAAATTATTAGAATGCAAGGCAGAAGGCGGTTTTAAATACCAAAAAAACTGCTATCCCATAAAAATGGAAACTTTAAACCCCCTAATTAAAACTTACCCATCTTTCAACCAGTGTGTTGAAGAAAGTTTTTTTTCAAAACTTCACTTTGACCAGATTGAAAAACTGAAAAACAAATTAAAAAAAGGTTTAAAAAAGAGTTAG
- a CDS encoding NFACT RNA binding domain-containing protein, producing the protein MKKRFKKELEKKEKLLKKMEAELKDSKKAEELIKKAEILSSNFHKLKKGLKKVKVFDFYTNKEIELTINPELSPQENISRLYRKAARLKRKYPIISERIKELKAEINNLKDNLFLIETTEDLNELLEFEEKKEKKGKNKKEISGIEKIKIDEDFFVYVGKNSKANHMIYTQKLAKNDLWFHAKDIPGSHVVLKNTKNLNPEKIPSEIIEKAASIAAYYSKARNDTLVEVQYTTKDNLYSSKGKGTGFVLLRDFKTINVKPDISFVSKDKI; encoded by the coding sequence ATTAAAAAAAGGTTTAAAAAAGAGTTAGAGAAGAAAGAAAAACTATTAAAAAAAATGGAAGCAGAGCTTAAAGACTCAAAAAAGGCAGAAGAGTTAATAAAAAAAGCAGAAATTCTTTCCTCTAACTTTCATAAATTAAAAAAGGGATTAAAAAAGGTTAAGGTTTTTGATTTTTACACGAACAAAGAAATTGAACTAACAATAAATCCTGAACTTTCCCCGCAGGAAAACATAAGCAGGCTTTACAGGAAGGCGGCAAGACTGAAAAGAAAGTACCCTATAATTTCTGAAAGGATTAAAGAGTTAAAGGCAGAAATTAACAATTTGAAAGACAACCTATTCCTAATTGAAACAACGGAAGATTTAAACGAATTATTAGAATTTGAAGAAAAAAAAGAGAAAAAAGGGAAAAATAAAAAAGAAATATCAGGGATTGAAAAGATAAAAATTGATGAAGATTTTTTTGTTTATGTTGGGAAAAACTCTAAAGCAAACCATATGATTTACACACAGAAGTTAGCAAAAAATGATCTATGGTTTCATGCAAAGGATATCCCAGGAAGCCATGTTGTTTTGAAAAACACAAAAAATCTGAACCCTGAAAAAATTCCCTCTGAAATAATTGAAAAAGCAGCATCAATCGCAGCTTATTACTCTAAAGCAAGAAACGATACCCTTGTTGAGGTGCAATACACAACAAAGGATAATTTATATTCGTCAAAGGGAAAGGGAACAGGCTTTGTGCTTTTAAGGGATTTTAAAACAATAAATGTAAAACCTGACATATCATTTGTTAGCAAAGATAAAATTTAA
- the gpmI gene encoding 2,3-bisphosphoglycerate-independent phosphoglycerate mutase, with protein MKERVILTIMDGFGLSEQEYGNAVKAAKTPNLFKLFTTYPFSKLKASGLAVGLPEGQMGNSEVGHLNIGAGRVVYQDITRINKAIENGRFFENKTLKQAFIKSKEKGKRVHLFGLVSDGGVHSHINHLKALIQMGRETKQEHIVIHCFTDGRDTPPDSGIEYIKELENFLKRMGFGEIGTVSGRYYAMDRDKRWERIKLAYDNIVFGKAPEFEKASDGIKKAYENGETDEFIKPFKVKGYREIEEGDAVIFFNFRADRVRQICHAFLDKEFPHFERKLINFSDFVTFTEYEEGLPVKIAFPPERLINIFGEVISKHGLKQLRIAETEKYAHVTFFFNGGEEKKFEGEDRILVPSPKVATYDLKPEMSAFEVTEKVLDAINNNKYDVIILNFANCDMVGHTGVFEAAVKAVETVDQCVGKVADAVLKNNWHMLLTADHGNAEKMYDEEGNPFTAHTTNPVPFCLISEKYKGRRVKNGALKDLAPTMLEILGIEKPEEMTGESLIKK; from the coding sequence ATGAAAGAGAGAGTAATTTTAACAATAATGGACGGATTCGGGCTTTCCGAGCAGGAATATGGTAATGCTGTGAAGGCTGCAAAAACTCCAAACCTTTTCAAACTTTTTACAACCTACCCCTTTTCAAAACTAAAAGCATCAGGTTTAGCAGTCGGATTACCTGAGGGTCAAATGGGAAACTCTGAGGTAGGCCACTTAAATATAGGTGCTGGAAGAGTTGTATATCAGGACATAACAAGAATAAACAAGGCAATAGAAAATGGAAGGTTTTTTGAAAACAAAACCTTGAAACAGGCTTTTATCAAATCAAAAGAAAAAGGAAAAAGAGTGCACCTATTCGGTCTTGTGTCAGACGGAGGGGTACATTCCCACATTAACCACTTAAAGGCACTTATCCAAATGGGAAGGGAAACAAAACAGGAACACATAGTAATCCATTGCTTTACAGATGGAAGAGACACTCCGCCAGACAGCGGAATTGAATATATAAAAGAACTTGAAAACTTTTTAAAAAGAATGGGATTTGGAGAAATAGGCACAGTTTCAGGAAGGTACTACGCAATGGACAGGGACAAAAGGTGGGAAAGAATAAAATTGGCTTACGACAACATAGTTTTTGGGAAAGCACCTGAATTTGAAAAAGCATCAGATGGGATTAAAAAAGCATACGAAAATGGAGAAACAGACGAGTTTATCAAGCCATTCAAGGTTAAAGGTTATAGAGAGATTGAAGAAGGAGACGCAGTAATATTCTTTAACTTCAGGGCTGATAGGGTAAGACAGATTTGCCACGCATTTTTAGACAAAGAATTTCCACACTTTGAAAGGAAGTTAATAAACTTTTCAGACTTTGTTACATTTACCGAATACGAAGAGGGGTTGCCGGTTAAAATTGCATTCCCGCCAGAAAGGCTAATAAACATATTTGGTGAGGTAATCTCAAAACACGGGCTTAAACAATTGAGAATTGCAGAAACAGAAAAGTATGCACATGTAACCTTTTTCTTTAACGGTGGAGAAGAAAAGAAATTTGAAGGTGAAGATAGAATTCTCGTGCCATCTCCAAAGGTTGCAACCTACGACTTAAAACCAGAGATGAGTGCATTTGAGGTAACTGAAAAGGTTTTAGATGCTATAAACAACAATAAATACGATGTAATTATCTTAAACTTTGCAAACTGTGATATGGTTGGCCACACAGGAGTTTTTGAAGCAGCTGTAAAGGCTGTTGAAACAGTCGACCAGTGCGTCGGGAAGGTTGCAGATGCCGTACTAAAAAACAACTGGCATATGCTTTTAACAGCAGACCATGGAAATGCAGAAAAAATGTATGATGAAGAGGGAAATCCATTTACAGCACACACTACAAACCCTGTGCCATTCTGTCTTATCTCAGAAAAATACAAAGGCAGGCGTGTAAAAAACGGAGCACTAAAAGATTTAGCCCCAACAATGCTTGAAATATTGGGGATAGAAAAACCAGAAGAAATGACAGGTGAAAGCTTAATAAAGAAGTAA